One stretch of Echeneis naucrates chromosome 11, fEcheNa1.1, whole genome shotgun sequence DNA includes these proteins:
- the LOC115051200 gene encoding histone-lysine N-methyltransferase SETDB1-A-like isoform X1: protein MDGDEIEMSKEELQKWIREKVNENELVSADVLKKCDLLQSLLERKERQAAQLLKLCESVASFELMVKKQYSMLGLQYRDADSDDDHDISDCGQKSPSPCQTPVGHSPDSQRCSPLLQKNLLDRENPKRKREKKSSHTPVRLFRTPVVVLTRLPASTFNALCPPTSPESLTDDELSSSFGSDVQWIPDETSSDSDVPSKRRKMPNKTPPRRHTTAKASTEAMKASTSAANSNGVTPPCVVSASTETPPGLPQGELSVNMKVLARRTAMSWQRGKVVDILTRDDGRVKYKVHFEERGKSLVSSHHIAIDCMPQLEHLFVGARVVVKCKPDEFHFCPGILAELPSRKNKMRFLVFTDDHTPAYVDLKCFHMVYKPLMHPLEDILDNNHKNFMKEYLKNWPYVRQMQYKVGELLNAELHGVQQECEVKVVDCSLIQVVFQDSQHEEWIYRGSLRLEHMIVMKTHLESHKANCRKI from the exons ATGGATGGGGATGAAATAGAGATGAGCAAAGAGGAGCTCCAAAAGTGGATCAGGGAGAAGGTTAATGAGAACGAGCTGGTCTCTGCAGATGTGCTGAAGAAATGCGACCTGCTGCAGTCGCTGCTggaaaggaaggagagacagGCAGCCCAACTCCTGAAGCTCTGCGA GTCTGTGGCATCATTTGAGCTGATGGTGAAGAAACAATACTCGATGCTCGGATTACAGTATAGAGATGCAGATTCTGACGATGACCATGATATCAGTGACTGTG gACAAAAAAGTCCATCCCCATGTCAGACTCCAGTCGGCCACTCTCCTGATAGTCAACGTTGCTCTCCTCTGTTACAAAAAAACCTGCTGGACAGGGAAAATCCGaagagaaagcgagagaaaAAAAGCTCTCACACTCCCGTGAGGCTTTTTAGGACACCAGTGGTGGTCTTGACCAGACTGCCCGCATCTACGTTCAACGCTCTATGTCCACCAACATCCCCAGAGTCTCTCACTGATGATGAACTCTCTAGCAGCTTCGGGTCTGATGTACAGTGGATCCCAGATGAAACCTCAAGTGACTCTGATGTGCCAAGTAAGAGGAGAAAAATGCCAAATAAAACACCTCCTAGGCGTCACACAACAGCCAAAGCCAGCACAGAGGCCATGAAAGCATCAACGTCGGCAGCTAATAGCAACG GAGTTACCCCCCCATGCGTAGTATCAGCATCCACCGAGACCCCCCCTGGCTTGCCACAAGGAGAACTTAGTGTTAACATGAAGGTCCTCGCCAGGAGGACGGCCATGAGCTGGCAGCGTGGGAAAGTTGTGGACATATTAACAAGGG atgatgGCAGAGTGAAGTACAAGGTTCATTTTGAAGAGAGGGGGAAGAGCCTTGTGTCCAGTCACCACATCGCCATTGACTGTATGCCACAGTTGGAGCACTTGTTTGTTGGTGCTCGTGTGGTAGTCAAGTGTAAACCTGATGAGTTCCACTTCTGTCCCGGTATCCTGGCAGAGCTCcccagcaggaaaaacaaaatgag GTTCCTGGTCTTTACTGATGATCACACACCAGCCTATGTAgacttaaaatgttttcatatggTGTACAAACCAT TGATGCATCCTTTGGAAGACATTTTAGACAACAATCACAAGAATTTCATGAAGGAGTATTTGAAGAACTGGCCTTACGTCCGTCAGATGCAATACAAGGTCGGTGAGCTACTGAATGCAGAACTTCACGGAGTCCAGCAGGAATGTGAGGTTAAGGTGGTTGACTGCAGCTTGATCCAGGTTGTTTTTCAG GACAGTCAACATGAGGAGTGGATATACCGAGGCTCCTTACGCTTGGAGCACATGATTGTTATGAAGACGCATTTGGAGTCGCACAAGGCCAACTGCAGGAAGATTTAA
- the LOC115051200 gene encoding histone-lysine N-methyltransferase SETDB1-A-like isoform X2, whose product MDGDEIEMSKEELQKWIREKVNENELVSADVLKKCDLLQSLLERKERQAAQLLKLCESVASFELMVKKQYSMLGLQYRDADSDDDHDISDCGQKSPSPCQTPVGHSPDSQRCSPLLQKNLLDRENPKRKREKKSSHTPVRLFRTPVVVLTRLPASTFNALCPPTSPESLTDDELSSSFGSDVQWIPDETSSDSDVPSKRRKMPNKTPPRRHTTAKASTEAMKASTSAANSNVSASTETPPGLPQGELSVNMKVLARRTAMSWQRGKVVDILTRDDGRVKYKVHFEERGKSLVSSHHIAIDCMPQLEHLFVGARVVVKCKPDEFHFCPGILAELPSRKNKMRFLVFTDDHTPAYVDLKCFHMVYKPLMHPLEDILDNNHKNFMKEYLKNWPYVRQMQYKVGELLNAELHGVQQECEVKVVDCSLIQVVFQDSQHEEWIYRGSLRLEHMIVMKTHLESHKANCRKI is encoded by the exons ATGGATGGGGATGAAATAGAGATGAGCAAAGAGGAGCTCCAAAAGTGGATCAGGGAGAAGGTTAATGAGAACGAGCTGGTCTCTGCAGATGTGCTGAAGAAATGCGACCTGCTGCAGTCGCTGCTggaaaggaaggagagacagGCAGCCCAACTCCTGAAGCTCTGCGA GTCTGTGGCATCATTTGAGCTGATGGTGAAGAAACAATACTCGATGCTCGGATTACAGTATAGAGATGCAGATTCTGACGATGACCATGATATCAGTGACTGTG gACAAAAAAGTCCATCCCCATGTCAGACTCCAGTCGGCCACTCTCCTGATAGTCAACGTTGCTCTCCTCTGTTACAAAAAAACCTGCTGGACAGGGAAAATCCGaagagaaagcgagagaaaAAAAGCTCTCACACTCCCGTGAGGCTTTTTAGGACACCAGTGGTGGTCTTGACCAGACTGCCCGCATCTACGTTCAACGCTCTATGTCCACCAACATCCCCAGAGTCTCTCACTGATGATGAACTCTCTAGCAGCTTCGGGTCTGATGTACAGTGGATCCCAGATGAAACCTCAAGTGACTCTGATGTGCCAAGTAAGAGGAGAAAAATGCCAAATAAAACACCTCCTAGGCGTCACACAACAGCCAAAGCCAGCACAGAGGCCATGAAAGCATCAACGTCGGCAGCTAATAGCAACG TATCAGCATCCACCGAGACCCCCCCTGGCTTGCCACAAGGAGAACTTAGTGTTAACATGAAGGTCCTCGCCAGGAGGACGGCCATGAGCTGGCAGCGTGGGAAAGTTGTGGACATATTAACAAGGG atgatgGCAGAGTGAAGTACAAGGTTCATTTTGAAGAGAGGGGGAAGAGCCTTGTGTCCAGTCACCACATCGCCATTGACTGTATGCCACAGTTGGAGCACTTGTTTGTTGGTGCTCGTGTGGTAGTCAAGTGTAAACCTGATGAGTTCCACTTCTGTCCCGGTATCCTGGCAGAGCTCcccagcaggaaaaacaaaatgag GTTCCTGGTCTTTACTGATGATCACACACCAGCCTATGTAgacttaaaatgttttcatatggTGTACAAACCAT TGATGCATCCTTTGGAAGACATTTTAGACAACAATCACAAGAATTTCATGAAGGAGTATTTGAAGAACTGGCCTTACGTCCGTCAGATGCAATACAAGGTCGGTGAGCTACTGAATGCAGAACTTCACGGAGTCCAGCAGGAATGTGAGGTTAAGGTGGTTGACTGCAGCTTGATCCAGGTTGTTTTTCAG GACAGTCAACATGAGGAGTGGATATACCGAGGCTCCTTACGCTTGGAGCACATGATTGTTATGAAGACGCATTTGGAGTCGCACAAGGCCAACTGCAGGAAGATTTAA
- the cers2a gene encoding ceramide synthase 2a — protein sequence MISRLCELIWADWIWFPEGHGWGDLTDHDGKVYPKPKDLWATIPIALCFLVIRQIFERKVAIPLAVLLGVSDKQRVQASPNPTLESHFCSTSKHPPQSSIESLSKQTGWSVRQVQRWFRRRRNQDRPSKLKKFREASWRFTFYLLAFFAGLAVLIDKPWFHDVKQVWEDFPKMPLVPSQYWYYMIELGFYVSLLFSVASDIKRKDFKEQIIHHVATILLISFSWLVNYIRAGTLIMLIHDAADYLMESAKMFNYAGWRKTCNFIFTLFAAVFIITRLVILPFWIIHTTMVYPLTLYRPFLGFYFFNGLMCVLQVLHIFWAALILRMVIKFLPGNDIVEDERSDKEETESEDEDNDHERREKSKNGHMQNGHTPLNNNHRKRH from the exons ATGATATCCAGGCTATGTGAGCTGATATGGGCAGACTGGATTTGGTTTCCTGAGGGCCATGGATGGGGGGACCTGACAGACCATGATGGCAAAGTCTACCCTAAACCAAAGGACCTCTGGGCTACCATACCCATTGCCCTCTGCTTCCTGGTAATCCGACAGATTTTTGAGAG AAAGGTTGCGATTCCTCTGGCTGTTCTGCTGGGAGTGAGTGACAAGCAACGTGTTCAGGCTTCTCCAAATCCCACCCTGGAATCCCATTTCTGCAGCACATCAAAGCATCCACCACAG AGCTCCATAGAGAGCTTAAGTAAACAGACAGGCTGGTCAGTACGGCAGGTCCAGAGGTGGTTCAGGCGGCGGAGAAACCAGGACCGGCCAAGCAAACTCAAGAAGTTTCGGGAAGCAAG TTGGAGATTTACCTTTTACCTTCTTGCTTTCTTTGCTGGCCTGGCAGTTCTTATTGAT AAACCATGGTTCCATGATGTGAAGCAGGTTTGGGAAGACTTCCCAAAAATG ccCCTGGTGCCTTCTCAGTACTGGTACTACATGATCGAACTAGGCTTCTATGTGTCGCTGCTTTTTAGTGTAGCATCGGATATCAAACGTAAG GATTTCAAAGAGCAGATAATTCACCATGTAGCCACAATCCTCCTAATAAGTTTCTCCTGGCTGGTCAACTACATCCGGGCAGGGACTTTGATCATGTTGATCCACGATGCTGCTGACTATCTAATGGAG TCAGCCAAAATGTTCAACTATGCAGGTTGGAGGAAAACCTGCAACTTCATCTTCACTTTGTTTGCTGCCGTTTTCATCATCACCCGCCTCGTCATCCTCCCTTTCTG GATCATACATACGACTATGGTGTACCCCCTGACCCTCTATCGCCCTTTCCTCGGGTTCTACTTCTTCAATGGGCTCATGTGTGTGTTACAAGTTCTGCATATCTTCTGGGCTGCACTAATCTTGCGAATGGTCATCAAATTCTTGCCAGGAAAT GACATTGTTGAGGACGAGCGGAGCGATAAGGAGGAGACAGAGTCAGAAGATGAAGACAACGACCATGAGCGTAGGGAAAAGTCTAAGAATGGCCACATGCAGAACGGCCACACTCCCCTCAACAACAACCATAGAAAGAGGCACTGA